In bacterium, a single window of DNA contains:
- the mutY gene encoding Adenine DNA glycosylase, translating to MSRLPTIAGRLIRWYQVHGRDLPWRRTTDPYRILISEIMLQQTQVERVLSFYFAFLERFPTVRSLAEAPESEVLAVWRGLGYYNRARNLHRTAQAILYQHDGEFPRSLEALQALPGVGRYTAGAIMSFAFCEDAPIVDTNVVRVLTRSLGAPEGVSPAGRERWLWEQATAIIPEGQGFVLNQALMDFGATFCTHHHPACDACPLADICVTRGRELELQPSLFGLTGDTSFVPRTS from the coding sequence GTGAGCCGGTTGCCAACCATCGCCGGGCGACTCATCCGCTGGTACCAGGTCCACGGGCGGGACCTCCCCTGGCGTCGCACCACCGACCCCTACCGCATCCTGATCAGCGAAATCATGCTCCAGCAGACCCAGGTCGAGCGGGTGCTCAGTTTCTATTTCGCTTTCCTGGAGCGGTTTCCCACAGTTAGATCGCTGGCGGAAGCGCCAGAGAGCGAAGTACTGGCGGTCTGGCGAGGTCTGGGGTACTACAACCGGGCCCGTAATCTTCACCGTACCGCGCAGGCCATCCTCTACCAGCATGATGGCGAGTTCCCCCGCTCGCTGGAGGCTTTACAGGCGCTGCCGGGCGTCGGACGTTACACCGCCGGCGCGATCATGAGCTTCGCGTTTTGCGAGGATGCTCCGATTGTCGATACCAACGTGGTGCGGGTTCTGACCCGGTCGCTGGGAGCACCGGAGGGTGTTTCTCCTGCCGGACGGGAGCGGTGGCTCTGGGAGCAGGCGACAGCCATCATTCCCGAGGGGCAGGGTTTTGTACTGAACCAGGCGCTGATGGACTTCGGGGCGACTTTCTGTACGCATCATCATCCCGCCTGCGATGCCTGTCCGCTGGCTGACATCTGTGTCACCAGGGGCCGGGAACTGGAGCTTCAGCCCTCGCTCTTCGGGCTGACTGGCGATACCTCATTCGTTCCCAGGACTTCCTGA
- a CDS encoding hypothetical protein (UPF0353 protein Rv1481): protein MDFGAPWFLLLLPAVAFLGWLMVWMREQRRIAQVRFADPSLLKAVASTERPGYAIAHIVLVCLAAALLVIGLARPRGGSVEEELTGEGIDIVFAMDISRSMGVDDLPPSRLEVMKAVAKAITDKNPTDRIGVVAFAGEAFVLCPLTLDHSTVKTFIDAQGFEPDIRQGTAIGDAITTSLDRFDSTNARVLILFTDGESNKGVDPIQAARAAAERGIRIYTVGIGSEQGAQLYEEGMGFHNIPRPQVHQGSPVIVGIDETTLREVAKITGGSYISIKDPSEVTAAFLQLDKSAKQAFSMGARSVKAELGPWFLAAAALLLWIDFLVELYRVSPLGFDWVRGRSRATAGGHLTGSPARQQAS, encoded by the coding sequence ATGGACTTCGGCGCGCCCTGGTTCCTGCTGCTGCTGCCGGCAGTCGCCTTCCTGGGGTGGCTGATGGTCTGGATGCGCGAGCAACGACGCATCGCGCAGGTACGCTTCGCCGATCCCTCGCTGCTCAAAGCGGTAGCGAGCACCGAGCGTCCGGGCTACGCCATCGCGCACATCGTGCTGGTCTGCCTGGCGGCAGCGCTGCTGGTCATCGGGCTGGCGCGACCCCGCGGCGGCAGTGTCGAGGAAGAGCTGACAGGCGAGGGGATCGACATCGTCTTTGCCATGGACATCAGCCGCTCCATGGGTGTTGATGACCTCCCGCCATCGCGACTGGAAGTCATGAAGGCGGTGGCCAAAGCCATCACCGACAAAAACCCCACCGACCGCATCGGGGTCGTGGCCTTCGCGGGTGAAGCCTTCGTCCTGTGCCCCCTGACGCTGGATCACTCTACCGTCAAGACCTTCATCGATGCCCAGGGCTTCGAGCCGGATATCCGGCAGGGGACCGCCATCGGTGATGCCATCACCACTTCTCTCGACCGCTTCGACAGCACAAACGCCCGGGTACTGATTCTCTTCACCGATGGCGAGAGCAATAAGGGTGTTGACCCCATCCAGGCCGCCCGGGCAGCCGCAGAACGGGGGATTCGGATCTACACCGTCGGCATCGGCAGCGAGCAAGGCGCGCAACTTTACGAAGAGGGAATGGGCTTTCACAACATCCCGCGCCCCCAGGTTCATCAGGGATCGCCAGTGATCGTTGGTATCGATGAGACGACCCTGCGGGAAGTGGCAAAGATTACCGGCGGCAGCTACATCAGCATCAAGGACCCGTCGGAAGTCACCGCCGCGTTCCTGCAACTCGACAAGAGCGCGAAGCAGGCCTTTTCGATGGGCGCCAGGAGCGTAAAGGCCGAGCTCGGTCCCTGGTTCCTCGCGGCTGCTGCACTCCTCCTCTGGATCGACTTCCTGGTGGAACTCTATCGTGTCAGTCCCCTGGGATTCGATTGGGTCCGGGGGCGAAGCCGGGCGACTGCCGGCGGCCACCTCACTGGTTCTCCCGCCAGGCAGCAGGCCTCCTGA
- a CDS encoding Alkyl hydroperoxide reductase C, with product MAVLVGKQAPDFTAKATDGGEIREVSLSDYKGKWLVLFFYPLDFTFVCPTEIKAYNEMNDAFEAAGAKVLGASIDSAYSHSAWIQRDFGGKLKFPLLADVTKEVCRKFGVLLEEAGISLRGTFIIDPEGKVQSCQINNLTVGRNTDETLRLLKAFQSGELCPVNWNEGAETLGKA from the coding sequence ATGGCTGTCCTCGTGGGCAAGCAAGCACCCGATTTCACCGCCAAGGCTACTGATGGCGGGGAGATCCGGGAAGTCTCTCTCAGCGATTACAAGGGGAAGTGGCTCGTCCTCTTCTTCTACCCCCTCGACTTCACCTTCGTCTGCCCGACGGAGATCAAGGCGTACAACGAAATGAACGACGCCTTTGAAGCGGCGGGTGCCAAGGTTCTCGGCGCGAGCATCGACTCGGCCTACAGCCACAGCGCCTGGATTCAGCGCGACTTCGGCGGCAAGCTGAAGTTCCCGCTCCTGGCCGATGTCACCAAGGAAGTCTGCCGCAAGTTTGGCGTGCTGCTGGAAGAAGCCGGCATTTCCCTGCGCGGCACCTTCATCATCGACCCCGAGGGCAAGGTGCAGTCCTGCCAGATCAACAACCTGACTGTTGGTCGCAACACCGATGAGACCCTGCGCCTCCTCAAGGCGTTCCAGTCCGGCGAACTGTGCCCGGTCAACTGGAACGAAGGTGCGGAGACCCTCGGCAAGGCGTAA
- the cstA gene encoding Peptide transporter CstA has product MSLTPLALAFLILLAVAYRWYGRWVARQFELNDNTTTPAHRLNDGVDFVPTNPFYLFGQHFSAIAAAGPIAGPILAAQQFGWLPCLLWIALGVVLIGAVHDFSSLVASVRRQGTSIAEVAGDLLGHNAGRAMMAFIWLALIYVIVAFADITAGTFVGKTEELEGLNVSFNRGGAVAAAAIMYLALSLLLGVVERFLKPPLWLSTVIFVPATLGVVWLGTQISTLPLFLHPHKAWAVVIMVYCLAASLTPVWLLLQPRGYLGGFVLYLALALGVIGIFSGQFTIQQAPFKTWTAGTIAGTSATATLFPMLFVTIACGACSGFHGLVCSGTTSKQIDREGHCHSVGYGAMLAEGFVAFMALVTVMMLSDDRIAELAKPGAIYGNGIGEFMALIIGKENLIFAITFGAMAFSTFIFDTLDVCTRLGRYLIQELTGWKGTTGAFIATLATVLPATVFLLTSPEGGYLKFWTLFGASNQLLAALTLLSISVWLHRARKRIAFTLLPMCFVLTITLWALTKLTLGSLIPTPGAGLDPIGIANGTVSLVLICLALYLVVTALMRLREPVTEAQPLTFDLPEGGAAPEIAPAG; this is encoded by the coding sequence ATGAGCCTCACGCCCCTGGCCCTCGCCTTTCTGATTCTGCTGGCGGTGGCCTACCGCTGGTACGGTCGCTGGGTTGCCCGGCAGTTCGAGCTGAACGACAACACGACCACGCCCGCCCATCGACTTAACGATGGCGTGGACTTTGTCCCCACCAATCCGTTCTATCTCTTCGGACAGCACTTCTCCGCCATTGCAGCGGCGGGTCCCATTGCCGGGCCGATCCTGGCAGCGCAACAGTTCGGGTGGCTCCCCTGCCTCCTCTGGATCGCCCTGGGAGTGGTGCTGATCGGGGCGGTCCACGATTTCTCGAGCCTGGTGGCATCGGTACGCCGCCAGGGGACCTCGATCGCCGAGGTCGCGGGGGACCTGCTGGGGCACAACGCTGGTCGGGCCATGATGGCGTTCATCTGGCTGGCGCTGATCTATGTGATTGTCGCGTTCGCTGACATCACGGCCGGGACGTTCGTGGGCAAGACCGAAGAACTGGAAGGACTGAATGTCAGCTTCAACCGGGGGGGCGCGGTGGCGGCGGCCGCGATCATGTATCTCGCGCTGTCGTTGCTGCTGGGCGTGGTGGAGCGTTTTTTGAAGCCGCCTCTCTGGCTCAGCACGGTGATCTTTGTCCCGGCCACCCTGGGGGTGGTCTGGCTGGGGACGCAGATTTCGACGCTCCCCCTCTTCCTGCATCCGCATAAGGCGTGGGCGGTGGTCATCATGGTCTACTGCCTGGCGGCCAGCCTGACTCCGGTCTGGTTGCTGTTGCAGCCCCGGGGGTATCTGGGGGGCTTTGTGCTCTATCTGGCGCTGGCCCTGGGAGTCATTGGGATTTTCTCCGGCCAGTTCACCATCCAGCAGGCCCCGTTCAAGACCTGGACCGCCGGTACGATCGCCGGGACCTCGGCGACCGCCACCCTCTTCCCCATGCTCTTTGTCACCATCGCCTGCGGCGCCTGCTCAGGCTTCCACGGACTGGTCTGCTCCGGCACGACTTCGAAGCAGATCGACCGGGAGGGGCATTGTCATTCAGTCGGCTATGGGGCCATGCTGGCTGAAGGGTTCGTGGCGTTCATGGCCCTCGTGACGGTGATGATGCTGTCCGATGACAGGATCGCGGAACTGGCGAAGCCGGGGGCGATCTACGGCAACGGGATCGGGGAGTTCATGGCCCTGATCATCGGGAAGGAAAATCTGATCTTCGCCATCACCTTCGGTGCGATGGCCTTCTCGACCTTCATCTTCGACACACTGGATGTCTGTACCCGCCTGGGGCGCTATCTGATTCAGGAACTGACTGGCTGGAAGGGCACAACCGGGGCCTTCATAGCGACCCTGGCGACAGTCCTCCCAGCGACTGTTTTTCTGCTGACCTCGCCTGAAGGGGGCTATCTGAAGTTCTGGACCCTCTTTGGAGCCTCCAATCAGCTGCTGGCCGCTCTGACACTGCTGTCGATTTCAGTCTGGCTCCACCGCGCGCGGAAGCGGATCGCCTTCACCTTGCTCCCGATGTGCTTCGTGCTAACTATTACGCTCTGGGCGCTCACCAAGCTGACCCTGGGTTCGCTCATCCCAACGCCGGGGGCCGGGCTGGATCCTATCGGGATTGCCAACGGCACGGTGTCGCTGGTCCTGATCTGCCTCGCGCTCTATCTGGTGGTGACCGCCCTGATGCGCCTGCGGGAACCCGTTACCGAAGCGCAGCCGCTCACCTTTGATCTTCCCGAGGGGGGAGCCGCTCCGGAGATCGCGCCGGCTGGTTAA
- the tam gene encoding Trans-aconitate 2-methyltransferase encodes MSAPETMPPPAPESFDGLPPELVPTPLTPEQDAAITAHLAAHGVLPFDDAEGPQRFYGWVRELLGPERCAKVEELRQRRGREGAARYTDDVAFYETFSDANTARALLSTRYDYLRQTGPRVVEHLPPEGTIVDIGCCTGMLTNFYAQQRPDLQFLGLDRVPATLKTARRDAQALGLKNVRFDTADVLRLIPVRNAAGAVSTTAFWRIIAMTNEMRVQYNALEAQVDRARFLQRSHAMRYNAAVLYTLMQSIRPGGTLILMERLPDQVNAEALRILQALAGFKELAFVPVVARDEGVRQVYGMLVLERGEPPRREEEVLSELASHAPGAEPEAAAEATSSE; translated from the coding sequence ATGTCCGCGCCGGAGACCATGCCCCCACCCGCCCCAGAATCCTTCGACGGGCTGCCGCCAGAACTGGTACCCACTCCCCTGACTCCAGAGCAGGATGCTGCGATCACCGCCCATCTGGCAGCCCATGGAGTGCTCCCGTTCGATGACGCCGAGGGTCCCCAGCGCTTCTATGGCTGGGTACGGGAACTCCTGGGACCGGAACGCTGTGCAAAGGTGGAAGAACTCCGGCAACGTCGCGGACGAGAGGGGGCGGCGCGCTACACCGATGATGTGGCGTTCTACGAGACCTTCAGCGATGCCAACACCGCCAGAGCGCTCCTGAGCACCCGGTACGACTACCTGCGACAGACCGGTCCCCGGGTCGTAGAGCATCTCCCCCCCGAAGGGACCATCGTCGACATCGGCTGCTGCACCGGGATGCTGACCAACTTTTACGCGCAGCAGCGACCCGACCTGCAGTTTCTCGGCCTCGACCGGGTCCCCGCGACCCTCAAGACTGCCCGTCGGGATGCCCAGGCCCTGGGACTGAAAAATGTCCGCTTCGACACCGCCGATGTACTGCGGCTGATTCCCGTCCGCAACGCCGCCGGGGCTGTCAGCACCACTGCGTTCTGGCGCATCATCGCCATGACCAATGAAATGCGGGTGCAGTACAACGCGCTGGAAGCGCAGGTCGACCGCGCCCGCTTCCTGCAGCGTAGCCATGCGATGCGCTACAACGCCGCGGTCCTCTACACCCTGATGCAGTCGATTCGTCCCGGCGGGACGCTGATCCTGATGGAGCGCCTTCCGGATCAGGTCAACGCCGAAGCCCTCCGGATCCTGCAGGCCCTCGCGGGCTTCAAAGAACTGGCCTTCGTGCCGGTCGTGGCCCGGGATGAAGGCGTGCGGCAGGTCTATGGCATGTTGGTACTGGAACGGGGCGAGCCCCCGCGCCGGGAAGAGGAGGTCCTCAGCGAACTCGCCAGCCATGCCCCTGGGGCAGAGCCCGAAGCAGCCGCTGAGGCCACATCCTCCGAGTAA
- the gdhA gene encoding Glutamate dehydrogenase, which yields MSTPATTTPTAAPVDGIYESTLRQFELAADALGMDEHWRTVLKTPFREMSVQIPLRKDDGTLEVFHGYRVQHNGSRGPMKGGIRYHPHVDLNEVRALAALMAWKTALVDLPFGGAKGGVNCDASTLSPSELQRLTRKYVSRIGLILGPYRDIPAPDMNTTPQIMAWVLDEYSGRNGYSPAVVTGKPVSMGGSLGREAATGRGVMIITFKTLESLGISREHPRVVIQGFGNVGSNTARLLTAHGSKVIGISDISGAYYNASGLNIADALEYSKNNRDLSGWTGGDKISNDDLLELECDVLIPAALGDVITERNAGNIRARVIVEAANAPVSFGADAILADKGIPVVPDILANSGGVIVSYFEWVQNLQQFRWDEQDVNAKLEKLITAGYEQMVALAQGRNVPFRMAAFMIGLKRVMEAEIMRGT from the coding sequence ATGTCCACGCCCGCGACCACCACCCCGACCGCTGCACCGGTCGATGGGATCTACGAATCAACACTCCGTCAGTTCGAACTGGCGGCCGATGCGCTGGGCATGGATGAGCACTGGCGAACGGTCCTCAAAACGCCGTTCCGGGAAATGTCCGTCCAGATTCCCCTCCGCAAAGATGACGGGACGCTGGAGGTCTTTCACGGCTACCGCGTGCAGCACAACGGCTCCCGCGGTCCCATGAAGGGAGGCATCCGCTATCACCCCCATGTTGACCTCAACGAGGTCCGGGCGCTGGCTGCCCTCATGGCCTGGAAAACCGCTCTGGTCGACCTGCCCTTCGGCGGGGCCAAGGGGGGCGTCAACTGTGATGCCTCCACCCTGAGCCCGTCGGAACTCCAGCGCCTCACCCGCAAGTACGTGAGCCGGATTGGCCTCATCCTCGGCCCTTATCGCGACATCCCGGCGCCGGATATGAACACCACGCCGCAGATCATGGCCTGGGTTCTGGATGAGTACTCTGGCCGCAATGGATACAGCCCGGCGGTCGTGACCGGCAAGCCGGTCAGCATGGGTGGGTCCCTCGGACGCGAAGCCGCCACTGGTCGTGGCGTGATGATCATCACCTTCAAGACCCTGGAAAGCCTCGGCATCAGCCGGGAGCATCCCCGGGTGGTCATTCAGGGCTTCGGCAATGTCGGATCCAACACCGCCCGCCTCCTGACTGCCCACGGCTCCAAAGTCATTGGTATCAGCGACATCTCGGGGGCCTACTACAACGCCAGCGGCCTCAACATCGCTGATGCGCTGGAGTACAGCAAAAACAACCGTGACCTCTCCGGCTGGACCGGGGGCGACAAGATTTCCAACGACGATTTGCTGGAGCTCGAGTGCGATGTCCTCATCCCCGCAGCGCTCGGGGACGTCATCACCGAGCGCAACGCCGGCAACATCCGCGCCCGGGTCATTGTGGAAGCCGCCAACGCGCCGGTCAGCTTTGGGGCGGATGCCATCCTGGCCGATAAGGGCATCCCGGTGGTGCCGGATATTCTGGCCAACTCCGGCGGTGTCATCGTCTCCTACTTCGAGTGGGTCCAGAATCTCCAGCAGTTCCGCTGGGATGAGCAGGATGTCAACGCGAAGCTCGAGAAGCTCATCACCGCCGGCTACGAGCAGATGGTGGCCCTGGCGCAGGGACGCAATGTGCCGTTCCGCATGGCCGCCTTCATGATCGGCCTCAAGCGCGTCATGGAAGCCGAGATCATGCGCGGGACCTAG
- the pyrK_3 gene encoding Dihydroorotate dehydrogenase B (NAD(+)), electron transfer subunit, with product MLQGFMSLPLADSQDLAELQTLLRIPLPADWQSAWTTPGQYVKVAITDDDKPGFFVIANAPGGDSLELLIKEASPLTAALRSLPVGSEVQVAPPQGKGFPVQEAADHDVLLLAAGSGIAAIRPVLQSLLRRPAGSGSLRLVYGERTPQRVAFWEETEIWRAAGVEVCVTLSGLEAPTDSYAAGYVQDHLPERVTAPTSTIGYLSGMEAMLVACREAFAGTGGDPARLFTNF from the coding sequence ATGCTGCAGGGCTTCATGTCCCTTCCCCTCGCTGATTCACAGGATTTGGCGGAGCTGCAGACGCTGCTTCGAATCCCGCTCCCCGCCGACTGGCAGAGCGCCTGGACCACACCGGGTCAGTATGTGAAGGTGGCGATTACCGATGACGACAAGCCTGGATTTTTTGTCATCGCCAATGCCCCGGGTGGGGATTCGTTAGAACTCCTGATCAAGGAGGCTTCCCCGCTGACCGCGGCGTTGCGGAGTCTGCCAGTCGGCAGCGAGGTGCAGGTGGCCCCGCCGCAGGGGAAGGGCTTTCCGGTCCAGGAGGCGGCGGACCACGATGTCCTGCTGCTGGCAGCGGGGAGCGGCATCGCGGCGATCCGGCCGGTCCTGCAGTCGTTACTCAGGCGGCCCGCCGGGTCCGGGAGCTTGCGGCTGGTGTATGGCGAGCGGACGCCTCAGCGTGTTGCCTTTTGGGAAGAAACGGAAATCTGGCGCGCAGCGGGCGTGGAGGTCTGCGTGACTCTGAGCGGCCTGGAAGCGCCGACGGACTCCTATGCCGCCGGGTATGTGCAGGATCACCTGCCGGAACGAGTAACCGCTCCAACCTCGACTATCGGCTACCTGAGCGGCATGGAGGCGATGCTTGTCGCCTGCAGGGAAGCTTTTGCCGGGACGGGGGGCGATCCGGCCCGACTCTTCACCAACTTCTGA
- the ddlB gene encoding D-alanine--D-alanine ligase B: MSWSLVVLQGGPSPEQHISRQSGAAMAAALRERGHRVTVLELTRDLTVQLMAHQPDCVVLALHGVPGEDGSVQGLLELLGYPYTGSGITASAVAIDKCLTRRVAMSLGMQVARAVEVRDPAPEVAHAAIAEADLAWPLIVKGNTAGSTLGLTLVTEPALLAPALHTALAVSPVALIEERVIGVEISVCRLGAHRLPVPQIISSNELFDYEAKYTAGLAQHRFPPDLAAPVLAECERQAHLLYDTLGCQGCGRVDMIVTPAGLPVLLEVNTLPGMTDLSLVPEAASHIGLSFADVCELLVREALAQHRPALLPH; the protein is encoded by the coding sequence ATGTCCTGGTCACTGGTCGTGTTGCAGGGAGGCCCCTCGCCTGAGCAGCACATTTCCCGTCAGAGTGGAGCCGCGATGGCAGCCGCGCTCCGTGAACGGGGACATCGGGTCACCGTGCTCGAACTCACCCGCGACCTGACCGTACAGCTGATGGCTCACCAGCCGGACTGCGTGGTGCTCGCCCTGCATGGGGTCCCGGGGGAGGATGGCTCCGTCCAGGGACTTCTCGAACTCCTTGGCTATCCCTACACCGGCAGCGGCATTACCGCCTCCGCCGTGGCGATTGACAAGTGCCTCACGCGACGGGTCGCCATGAGCCTGGGTATGCAGGTGGCCCGGGCCGTGGAAGTCCGGGACCCGGCCCCCGAGGTCGCCCACGCTGCCATCGCAGAAGCAGATCTGGCGTGGCCGCTGATTGTGAAGGGGAACACTGCCGGCAGTACGCTGGGGCTGACGCTTGTCACGGAGCCCGCTTTGCTGGCTCCAGCACTCCACACCGCGCTGGCGGTGTCACCAGTGGCGCTAATCGAAGAACGGGTCATCGGTGTTGAAATCTCAGTCTGTCGCCTCGGAGCGCATCGACTCCCGGTGCCGCAAATCATTTCCAGCAATGAACTCTTCGATTACGAGGCGAAGTACACCGCCGGACTGGCCCAGCATCGGTTCCCGCCGGATCTTGCAGCACCGGTCCTGGCAGAATGCGAACGGCAGGCGCACCTGCTGTATGACACGCTGGGCTGTCAGGGGTGTGGACGGGTCGACATGATCGTGACCCCCGCTGGCCTTCCGGTCCTGCTGGAGGTCAACACGCTTCCGGGAATGACCGATCTCTCTCTGGTCCCGGAAGCGGCTAGCCACATCGGCCTGAGCTTCGCCGATGTTTGCGAGCTCCTGGTCCGGGAAGCGCTGGCGCAGCACCGTCCTGCGCTGCTCCCCCACTAA